One window of Phycisphaeraceae bacterium genomic DNA carries:
- a CDS encoding efflux RND transporter permease subunit yields MVNVIIRWCMKNTFLMTLILLGICAAGYWAIMRLPVDAIPDIGEKQVIVYADWEGRSPQDVDDQVTYPLTTSLTGTPGVKAIRSMSGFGFSMVFVIFEDSVDYYWARSRVLERMNVAQQRLPEGVTPVLGPDATALGQVYWYTVEGEGFDLAELRSIQDWYIRYQLQTVPGVSEVASIGGFVKQYQIDIHPDKMRAHRVTMMEIVEAVGKSNIDVGAKVIEQSGVEYFIRGLGFVKSVEDLERVVIRQEGGTPLYLRSVATVQLGPDFRRGALDKGGVEAVGGVVLMRYGENPREVVARVNEKIAQLEAGLPRKTLADGRVSAVRLVPFYDRTTIVQETIDTLKEALFEEALIAGFVVLFFLMHLRSTATVLPTLPLALAGSFILMYAFGVDSNIMSLAGLAIAIGDIADMGIIMTENIYRRIAGATPEERREKGHFGLVYEGATEVGGAIITAVTNTIVSFIPVFFLTDQEGKLFQPLAFTKTFAIGSSVVLAITVVPFLCYLLFRPVNWKLRTTLALAAGVGVLAAFATQFAFMWGLGGAPDRGWLVAAAVGIGVALCVIRMTREKFLPLEQNPVSRVIARAYVPTLRWILNHKKSFLVAPVLILFVGLSVWLGIHRTLAPLEWGVNAFAHEPASPELKRLMYVDPDSELTRPLMELDQLRWQRIGLADGSERTRLLWRRQDPAERDAESAAGLAVLKEGRILPGLGREFMPPLDEGSLLYMPSLLPQASLSQAVEVNSKQDLAIASVPEVESVVGKIGRAESALDPAPIGMMESIVILKPESQWRTRPVERVFSDWPAALRTPLSWVWPEERRITKQEILAELQEKTAIPGVLPTWLQPIQTRLVMLQTGFRAMMGVKIYGSDLREIERVGLQIEQLLREVPGATDIVADRIVGKPYIQIEIDRERIARYGVNIRDVQDVIEVALGGMNLMESVEGRERYPIRVRLARDFREDMDAIQRINVPSSTGAQVPLAQLVSISTVLGPQEIKGERGLLVGYVTMNTRDRDEVSVVKDAERVLQQALKDGRLTLPPGTYWEWSGQFENQVRATKRMQILVPITLGIMFVMLYLGFSRWWIAPIIFFGVLVSACGGFIMLALWGVNLSVAVWVGFLALFGVVDDDGVVVSTYLEGVFKGGRFNSIGEVREAVIVAGLKRIRPCLMTTATTFFGLMPIFWATGRGADVMRPMAIPMMGGMSVSLITLFIVPCVFCAVEEWKWSRARRRQLAA; encoded by the coding sequence ATGGTCAACGTGATCATCCGCTGGTGCATGAAGAACACGTTCCTGATGACGCTGATCCTGCTCGGCATCTGCGCTGCGGGGTACTGGGCGATCATGCGCCTGCCCGTGGACGCCATCCCGGACATCGGCGAGAAGCAGGTCATTGTCTACGCCGACTGGGAGGGCCGGAGCCCGCAGGACGTGGACGATCAGGTCACCTATCCGCTCACGACGAGCCTCACCGGCACGCCGGGCGTGAAGGCGATCCGCTCCATGTCCGGCTTCGGGTTCTCGATGGTCTTCGTGATCTTTGAGGACAGCGTCGACTACTACTGGGCGCGTTCGCGCGTGCTCGAACGGATGAATGTCGCTCAGCAGCGTCTGCCGGAGGGCGTGACGCCGGTGCTGGGGCCGGACGCAACGGCCCTCGGTCAGGTGTACTGGTACACGGTCGAGGGCGAAGGGTTCGATCTTGCGGAGTTGCGATCGATCCAGGACTGGTACATCCGCTACCAGCTCCAGACCGTGCCCGGGGTGAGCGAGGTGGCCAGCATCGGCGGCTTCGTCAAGCAGTACCAGATCGACATCCACCCCGACAAGATGCGGGCCCATCGCGTGACGATGATGGAGATCGTCGAGGCCGTCGGCAAGAGCAACATCGACGTGGGCGCGAAGGTCATTGAGCAGAGCGGCGTTGAGTACTTCATCCGCGGCCTGGGGTTCGTCAAATCGGTGGAGGACCTCGAGCGGGTGGTGATCCGCCAAGAGGGCGGCACGCCACTCTATCTGCGGAGCGTGGCGACGGTCCAGCTGGGCCCGGACTTCCGGCGTGGGGCGCTGGACAAGGGCGGGGTCGAGGCCGTCGGCGGCGTTGTGCTGATGCGCTACGGCGAGAACCCCCGTGAGGTGGTGGCGCGCGTCAACGAGAAGATCGCCCAGCTTGAGGCGGGCCTGCCCCGCAAGACGCTGGCCGACGGCCGGGTGTCGGCCGTTCGACTCGTGCCTTTCTACGACCGCACGACCATCGTGCAGGAGACGATCGACACGCTCAAGGAGGCGCTGTTCGAGGAGGCGTTGATCGCGGGATTCGTCGTGCTGTTCTTTCTCATGCACCTGCGCTCGACGGCAACCGTGCTCCCGACGCTGCCTCTGGCTCTGGCCGGCTCGTTCATCCTGATGTACGCGTTCGGCGTCGACAGCAACATCATGTCGCTCGCCGGGCTCGCGATCGCCATCGGCGACATCGCCGACATGGGCATCATCATGACGGAGAACATCTACCGCCGCATCGCGGGCGCGACGCCCGAGGAACGACGGGAGAAGGGCCACTTCGGGCTGGTGTACGAGGGCGCGACGGAGGTCGGGGGCGCGATCATCACGGCGGTCACGAACACGATCGTCTCGTTCATTCCGGTCTTCTTCCTGACCGACCAGGAAGGGAAGCTGTTCCAGCCGCTGGCGTTCACCAAGACCTTCGCGATCGGGTCATCGGTCGTCCTCGCCATCACGGTGGTGCCGTTCCTGTGCTACCTGCTCTTCCGGCCCGTGAACTGGAAGCTCCGCACGACGCTCGCCCTGGCCGCCGGAGTGGGCGTGCTGGCGGCGTTCGCGACTCAGTTCGCGTTCATGTGGGGTCTCGGGGGAGCGCCCGATCGCGGCTGGCTGGTCGCGGCCGCGGTGGGGATCGGCGTCGCGCTGTGCGTGATCCGGATGACGCGGGAGAAGTTCCTGCCGCTGGAGCAGAACCCGGTGTCGCGGGTCATCGCCCGCGCATACGTCCCGACGCTCCGCTGGATCCTCAACCACAAGAAGTCGTTCCTGGTGGCTCCGGTCCTCATCCTCTTCGTCGGGCTCTCGGTCTGGCTGGGCATCCACCGCACGCTCGCGCCGCTGGAGTGGGGCGTGAACGCGTTTGCGCACGAGCCGGCCTCGCCCGAACTCAAGCGTCTCATGTACGTCGACCCCGACTCGGAGCTGACGCGTCCCTTGATGGAGCTCGACCAGCTCCGGTGGCAGCGCATCGGTCTGGCCGACGGCTCCGAGCGCACGCGGCTTCTGTGGCGTCGCCAGGACCCTGCGGAGAGAGATGCCGAATCGGCCGCAGGCCTCGCCGTGCTCAAGGAGGGCCGCATTCTCCCGGGCCTGGGACGTGAGTTCATGCCGCCGCTGGATGAGGGCTCGCTGCTCTACATGCCGTCGCTCTTGCCGCAGGCATCGCTCTCGCAGGCGGTCGAGGTCAACAGCAAGCAGGACCTGGCCATCGCCAGCGTGCCGGAGGTCGAGAGCGTGGTCGGCAAGATTGGGCGGGCCGAGTCCGCGCTGGACCCCGCGCCGATCGGGATGATGGAGTCCATCGTGATCCTCAAGCCGGAGAGCCAGTGGCGGACACGCCCCGTCGAGCGTGTGTTCTCCGACTGGCCCGCTGCGCTCCGCACGCCGCTTTCCTGGGTCTGGCCGGAAGAGCGTCGCATCACCAAGCAGGAGATCCTCGCCGAACTGCAGGAGAAGACCGCGATCCCGGGCGTGCTTCCCACTTGGCTGCAGCCGATCCAGACGCGGCTGGTCATGCTGCAGACGGGCTTCCGGGCGATGATGGGCGTCAAGATCTACGGGAGTGATCTCCGCGAGATCGAGAGGGTGGGCCTGCAGATCGAGCAGCTTCTTCGGGAGGTGCCCGGCGCTACGGACATCGTCGCCGACCGCATCGTCGGCAAGCCCTACATCCAGATCGAGATCGACCGAGAGCGGATTGCCCGCTACGGCGTCAACATCCGCGACGTGCAGGATGTGATCGAGGTTGCGCTGGGCGGCATGAATCTCATGGAGTCGGTCGAGGGCCGCGAGCGTTATCCGATCCGCGTCCGGCTGGCCCGCGACTTCCGCGAGGATATGGATGCGATTCAGCGGATCAACGTCCCCTCCTCCACTGGAGCGCAGGTGCCCCTCGCGCAACTGGTGTCGATCTCAACGGTGCTGGGCCCGCAGGAGATAAAGGGCGAGCGGGGGCTGCTCGTCGGCTACGTGACGATGAACACGCGCGACCGCGACGAGGTCTCGGTTGTGAAGGACGCGGAGCGCGTGCTCCAGCAGGCCCTCAAGGACGGGCGGCTGACGCTCCCGCCCGGCACCTACTGGGAGTGGTCCGGCCAGTTCGAGAACCAGGTGCGAGCCACCAAGCGGATGCAGATCCTCGTTCCGATCACGCTGGGCATCATGTTCGTGATGCTGTACCTCGGCTTCTCACGCTGGTGGATCGCCCCGATCATCTTCTTCGGCGTGCTCGTGTCGGCGTGCGGAGGGTTTATCATGCTCGCGCTCTGGGGCGTGAACCTCTCGGTGGCGGTATGGGTCGGCTTCTTGGCGCTCTTCGGTGTCGTGGACGACGACGGAGTTGTCGTTTCGACTTATCTCGAAGGGGTCTTCAAAGGAGGTCGATTCAACTCCATCGGAGAAGTCCGTGAAGCCGTGATCGTGGCCGGTCTCAAACGCATCCGCCCGTGCCTCATGACTACCGCTACGACCTTCTTTGGACTCATGCCCATCTTCTGGGCGACCGGTAGAGGTGCCGATGTCATGCGGCCAATGGCCATCCCGATGATGGGCGGCATGTCCGTATCGCTCATCACGCTGTTCATCGTGCCGTGCGTCTTCTGTGCCGTCGAGGAATGGAAATGGAGCCGTGCCCGCCGCAGGCAGCTCGCGGCATGA
- a CDS encoding efflux RND transporter periplasmic adaptor subunit, whose protein sequence is MKRNTIILSVLLVAVLAAAGGYWLGSGGGHRPPPASGAPAGPAPAPAKQTYTCSMHPQVRLDQPGDCPICEMPLIPAAAATAGAAGAAGEAPTLQLSEHALAMASVETVAVESRPLARELRAVGRIEYNESSLATITPRVDGYAERLFVNFTGVAIRQGDHLAEVYSPELLVAQQELLIAMQAGDAGEALVNVAKTRLRLLGLTDEQIALLVEQKQTTDRVTLYSPISGTVIEKAIVEKASFRAGDILYRIANLDSVWVYLEVYEFDLPWIRHGQRVRLSAEAIPGRTFEGLVTFVQPIVNDQSRTVRIPVHIDNTDHALKPGMFVTASIEASLTAEGRAAPTGVEGKYTCPMHPQVLREADGECPICEMSLEQIPGDPVEVHGDASAHAADAHAHEAAPGETPSLATKYFCPMKCEGEKTYDQPGRCPVCKMKLKEMPAEAGASGGTGGVLAVPVAAVLDSGTRRIVYVEKARGLFEPRQLTLGPRAGAYYPVLSGVSAGERVVTRGNFLIDSQFQVTGHPSLFYPGGLHATMGHDHGAAASDAPQTQPDAAPSPSPPPAPTGGHKH, encoded by the coding sequence ATGAAGCGCAACACCATCATCTTGTCGGTCCTTCTCGTTGCCGTGCTTGCCGCGGCTGGCGGATACTGGCTGGGGAGTGGCGGCGGCCATCGGCCCCCACCCGCCAGCGGAGCCCCGGCCGGCCCGGCACCCGCTCCTGCCAAGCAGACCTACACCTGCTCGATGCACCCGCAGGTGCGTCTCGATCAGCCGGGTGATTGCCCGATCTGCGAGATGCCGTTGATCCCGGCGGCGGCGGCGACGGCGGGTGCGGCGGGTGCGGCGGGTGAAGCTCCCACGCTCCAGCTCTCCGAGCACGCGCTCGCTATGGCGAGCGTGGAGACGGTTGCGGTTGAGAGCCGGCCACTGGCCCGCGAGCTGCGGGCGGTCGGACGCATCGAGTACAACGAGTCCTCGCTGGCAACGATCACGCCGCGCGTGGACGGCTACGCGGAGCGGTTGTTTGTCAACTTCACGGGCGTTGCGATTCGCCAGGGCGACCACCTCGCCGAGGTCTACAGCCCCGAGCTGCTGGTGGCACAGCAGGAGCTCCTCATCGCGATGCAGGCGGGCGACGCGGGCGAGGCGCTGGTGAACGTCGCCAAGACTCGGCTCCGTCTGCTCGGGCTCACCGATGAGCAGATCGCGCTTCTGGTGGAACAGAAACAGACCACCGACCGGGTCACGCTCTACTCGCCGATCAGCGGCACGGTCATCGAGAAGGCGATCGTCGAGAAGGCGTCCTTCAGAGCCGGCGACATCCTGTACCGGATCGCCAACCTCGATTCGGTCTGGGTCTACCTGGAGGTGTACGAGTTCGATCTGCCATGGATCCGGCACGGCCAGAGGGTGCGGCTGTCGGCGGAAGCGATCCCGGGGCGCACCTTCGAGGGGCTTGTCACCTTCGTGCAGCCCATTGTGAACGACCAGTCCCGGACCGTGCGCATCCCCGTCCACATCGACAACACGGACCACGCGCTCAAGCCGGGAATGTTCGTGACCGCGTCGATCGAAGCATCGCTGACGGCCGAGGGCCGGGCCGCGCCGACGGGCGTCGAGGGCAAGTACACCTGCCCGATGCACCCGCAGGTGCTCAGGGAGGCCGACGGCGAGTGCCCGATCTGCGAGATGTCTCTGGAGCAGATCCCCGGCGACCCGGTGGAGGTCCACGGCGATGCGTCGGCGCATGCGGCCGACGCCCATGCGCACGAGGCGGCACCCGGCGAGACGCCCTCACTCGCGACCAAGTACTTCTGCCCGATGAAGTGCGAGGGCGAGAAGACCTACGACCAGCCCGGGCGCTGCCCGGTGTGCAAGATGAAGCTCAAGGAGATGCCGGCGGAGGCGGGCGCGTCGGGCGGTACCGGCGGCGTGCTGGCGGTGCCGGTGGCGGCCGTGCTTGATTCCGGGACGCGGCGGATCGTCTACGTGGAGAAGGCCCGGGGCTTGTTCGAGCCGCGGCAGCTCACGCTCGGGCCCAGGGCCGGCGCGTACTACCCCGTGCTGTCTGGCGTCTCCGCGGGCGAGCGTGTCGTGACGCGGGGCAACTTCCTCATTGACAGCCAGTTCCAGGTGACGGGGCACCCGAGTCTCTTCTACCCCGGCGGTCTGCACGCCACGATGGGCCACGACCACGGAGCGGCCGCGTCCGACGCGCCGCAGACTCAGCCCGACGCGGCGCCTTCTCCATCGCCACCACCTGCCCCCACCGGCGGCCACAAGCACTGA
- a CDS encoding TolC family protein: protein MRLTTHQRRLLTATLLPAALLAGCGGTPIATEREARANLESVRSAYRPGDAKPELPSLSSASPLADYLRYAMLNNPRVEAAYYAWAASVERITPARSLPDPRLTFEADITDVLDAVMPGLMLDLPGPGKLRAAGDVAAAEARVGYFGFESQVLRAAYATKSAYIRLHFLEDTIRVQREALALLGDVESQAEQQLGAGRGTIQDVLRAQIEREQLSNQIANLEDSRGVLEAEFRAALGHSPADASVPVPGTFEIGASPPSADAVLEIAAERNPVLRQMQADVRRGEAMLDLARTSRVPDFTVGIEADVKANPIMWRPTASMTLPIWRDKIEAEIAAAQADKRSAEARLSAEQIAIAAELASLLYLYRESGRNEALFGSSLLPKAQQSLDAVRSGYVTGRSTFLDVIDAQRRLLEFELSAIEARAQRELAIASISLLISGSAPDGAPVLPISTPDRAQPKEARP, encoded by the coding sequence ATGAGACTTACCACCCACCAAAGGCGCTTGCTCACGGCCACGCTGCTTCCCGCAGCGCTGCTCGCAGGCTGCGGTGGCACGCCCATCGCCACAGAACGCGAGGCGAGGGCAAACCTGGAGAGCGTCCGGTCTGCCTATCGACCCGGGGACGCAAAACCCGAACTGCCGTCGCTCAGCAGCGCGTCGCCGCTGGCGGACTACTTGCGATACGCCATGCTCAACAACCCGCGTGTTGAGGCCGCGTACTACGCGTGGGCCGCCTCCGTCGAGCGCATCACGCCCGCGCGGTCGCTGCCCGACCCGCGTCTGACTTTCGAGGCCGACATCACCGACGTGCTGGATGCGGTCATGCCCGGCCTCATGCTCGACCTGCCGGGACCCGGCAAGCTCCGAGCGGCCGGTGATGTGGCGGCGGCGGAGGCGCGGGTGGGGTACTTCGGCTTTGAGAGCCAGGTGCTCCGGGCTGCGTACGCCACCAAGTCGGCGTACATCCGCCTTCACTTTCTTGAGGACACGATCCGAGTGCAGCGCGAAGCGCTCGCTCTGCTCGGCGACGTCGAGTCGCAGGCGGAGCAGCAGCTCGGTGCCGGACGCGGAACGATCCAGGACGTTCTGCGAGCCCAGATCGAGCGCGAGCAGCTCTCCAACCAGATCGCCAACCTGGAGGACTCGCGGGGCGTGCTGGAGGCCGAGTTCCGGGCCGCGCTCGGTCACTCACCCGCGGATGCATCGGTGCCCGTCCCCGGCACGTTTGAAATCGGAGCGTCGCCCCCGTCCGCGGACGCGGTGCTGGAGATCGCGGCGGAGCGCAACCCGGTGCTGCGGCAGATGCAGGCCGATGTGCGCCGCGGCGAGGCCATGCTCGATCTGGCCCGCACAAGCCGGGTACCGGACTTCACGGTCGGTATCGAAGCCGATGTGAAGGCGAATCCCATCATGTGGCGTCCGACGGCCAGCATGACACTTCCGATCTGGCGCGACAAGATCGAGGCCGAGATCGCCGCGGCGCAGGCGGATAAGCGGTCCGCCGAGGCGCGGCTCTCCGCCGAGCAGATCGCCATCGCCGCCGAGCTTGCCTCCCTGCTCTACTTGTACCGAGAGAGCGGGCGCAACGAGGCGTTGTTCGGATCGTCGCTCTTGCCGAAGGCGCAGCAGTCGCTGGATGCGGTCCGATCCGGCTACGTGACCGGTCGTTCGACGTTTCTGGACGTGATCGATGCCCAGCGCCGCTTGCTCGAGTTCGAGCTCAGCGCCATCGAGGCCAGAGCGCAGAGGGAGCTGGCGATTGCGTCCATCTCACTCCTCATCTCGGGATCGGCTCCGGACGGAGCCCCGGTCCTGCCCATCAGCACTCCCGACCGCGCGCAGCCGAAGGAGGCCCGTCCATGA
- the terL gene encoding phage terminase large subunit, protein MRVSRVRCERARLSPIEFLRIYLPSYAQQPFSRMHIEMGELIVQASERRGARVAIAAPRGHAKSTVVTLATILWCIVFKLEDYILLVCDSQDQAVGHLASVREQLENNPRLREDFPDACLVPPASRRPQVWRRNEIVTGNGVKVSALGSGTKIRGRRHNQARPGLIVADDIENETMVRSPEQREQLAHWFNGTLLKAGDAMTNVLVVGTILHHDSLLATLTDTHRSPGWQSRIYRAIEQMADNEPLWEQWRSIYTGLVEDAPSGPAAAEQFFHTNRDAMLAGTRVLWPERESYEQLMIMRLIEGQASFDAEKQNHPVDPERAIFRERDLVFWDDHHIGEAELLVSLRGPLAFYAACDPSLGRLGRHNDDTAIIVVVRDKATGVLYVLEADITKRTPNSTIEHLIELGKRRSFTHVGIETNQFQHFLADELTRRSNTAGLCLPVRKITHTSDKLGRIQSLQPLVVNGTLRFSRKHRKLMEQLIQFPFAAHDDGPDALALAVEVVRQPVCYVTDLDALARRRANAETPEQRMARLLYDDNPRIWKNIARW, encoded by the coding sequence ATGCGGGTCTCAAGAGTCCGCTGCGAGCGGGCTCGGCTCTCGCCGATCGAGTTCCTACGCATCTACCTCCCGAGCTACGCGCAGCAGCCATTCTCGCGCATGCACATCGAGATGGGAGAACTGATTGTGCAGGCGTCGGAGCGACGGGGAGCACGCGTGGCGATCGCCGCGCCACGCGGCCACGCCAAGAGCACGGTCGTCACACTCGCGACCATTCTCTGGTGCATCGTCTTCAAACTGGAGGACTACATCCTCCTCGTCTGCGACTCGCAGGATCAGGCCGTGGGCCATCTCGCATCGGTCCGCGAGCAACTGGAGAACAACCCACGGCTCCGGGAGGACTTCCCGGATGCGTGCCTGGTGCCGCCCGCGTCGCGCCGGCCGCAGGTCTGGCGGCGGAACGAGATCGTCACCGGCAACGGCGTCAAGGTCTCGGCCCTCGGCTCCGGCACCAAGATCCGCGGCCGACGCCACAACCAGGCCCGGCCCGGGCTGATCGTCGCCGACGACATCGAGAACGAGACGATGGTGCGCAGCCCCGAGCAGCGGGAGCAGCTCGCGCACTGGTTCAACGGCACGCTCTTGAAGGCCGGTGACGCCATGACGAACGTGCTCGTGGTCGGCACCATCCTGCACCATGATTCACTCCTCGCGACGCTGACGGACACGCACCGGAGCCCGGGATGGCAGAGCCGCATCTACCGCGCCATCGAGCAGATGGCCGACAATGAACCGCTCTGGGAGCAGTGGCGATCGATCTACACGGGCCTTGTGGAGGATGCGCCCTCGGGTCCTGCCGCCGCCGAACAGTTCTTCCACACGAACCGAGACGCGATGCTCGCTGGCACGAGGGTCCTGTGGCCCGAGCGCGAGAGCTACGAACAGTTGATGATCATGCGCCTGATCGAGGGGCAGGCGAGCTTCGACGCCGAGAAGCAGAACCACCCCGTCGATCCCGAGCGTGCGATCTTCCGAGAGCGCGACCTGGTCTTCTGGGACGACCACCACATCGGCGAGGCCGAGCTGCTGGTCTCCCTGCGAGGGCCGCTCGCGTTCTACGCCGCGTGCGACCCGAGTCTCGGCCGCCTCGGGCGGCACAACGACGACACGGCGATCATCGTGGTGGTACGGGACAAGGCGACGGGCGTCCTCTACGTCCTCGAAGCCGACATCACGAAGCGCACACCCAACTCGACGATTGAGCACCTCATTGAACTGGGGAAGCGTCGCAGCTTCACGCATGTCGGCATCGAGACGAACCAGTTCCAGCACTTCCTGGCCGACGAGCTGACGCGGCGAAGCAACACCGCCGGGCTTTGCCTTCCGGTTCGGAAGATCACGCACACGTCAGACAAGCTCGGACGCATCCAGAGTCTGCAGCCGCTGGTGGTCAATGGCACGCTGCGTTTCAGCCGCAAGCATCGGAAGCTGATGGAGCAGCTGATCCAGTTCCCCTTCGCGGCCCACGACGACGGGCCGGATGCGCTCGCGCTGGCCGTCGAGGTCGTGCGCCAGCCGGTCTGCTACGTCACCGATCTGGATGCCCTTGCCCGCCGCAGAGCCAACGCGGAAACACCCGAACAGCGGATGGCGAGACTGCTCTACGATGACAATCCGCGGATCTGGAAGAACATCGCAAGATGGTGA
- a CDS encoding DNA modification methylase, with translation MSRTIRSRSSSRPIQSSKPSTTPSKTTPPKQSAARTRADKPVADAVPAASRGSPNTSPPASLRLERIAARRINPAPYNPRLDLKPGDPDYEKLARSVDEFGLVEPLVWNRRTGNLVGGHQRFKILLARGVKDVDVSVVDLPIEREKALNIALNKISGDWDERKLGALLDELTATPDLDVLLTGFDMGEIDGLIANSRLELDPSREESFDIEEALRLAGKGPAITKPGDLITLGRDPRLQHRLLCGDSTDHAQVRRLMNGERAVLFATDPPYLVAYDGTNHPGKGKANKDWSDTYGVTWDDSVEDTALYDGFIGAAVAEAIAPNAAWYCWHASRRQAMLESMWIKHGAFVHAQIIWAKNRGVLTRTWYAWQHEPCLFGWIVGKKPPRRSSTYLSTVWQIPTIPNGDERPEHPTPKPLDVFTIPMDQHTRPGEICYEPFAGSGSQFIAAETLGRRCYGIEISPTYCDLIVRRYIAFAGEGAVDPAIAKKYRLTDRQPARASAAPSDRSAAQTIEAKAPAANARRASKPAARSRSTKGGR, from the coding sequence ATGTCACGGACGATCCGTTCTCGTTCCAGTTCCCGCCCGATCCAGTCGAGTAAACCCAGCACCACACCCTCCAAGACCACGCCTCCGAAGCAGAGTGCCGCACGCACGCGAGCCGACAAGCCCGTCGCGGACGCCGTACCCGCCGCATCACGCGGCTCGCCGAACACAAGCCCGCCCGCCTCGCTCCGGCTCGAGCGCATCGCCGCTCGCCGCATCAATCCCGCCCCTTACAACCCGCGTCTCGACCTCAAGCCGGGCGATCCCGACTATGAGAAGCTCGCGCGCTCGGTCGACGAGTTCGGACTTGTCGAGCCGCTGGTCTGGAACCGCCGCACCGGCAACCTCGTGGGCGGCCACCAGCGTTTCAAGATCCTGCTGGCTCGGGGCGTCAAGGACGTCGACGTCAGCGTCGTCGACTTGCCCATCGAGCGCGAGAAGGCCCTCAACATCGCACTGAACAAGATCTCCGGCGACTGGGACGAGCGGAAGCTCGGCGCCCTGCTCGACGAGCTCACCGCAACGCCCGACCTCGACGTTCTGCTCACGGGTTTCGACATGGGCGAGATCGACGGTCTGATCGCAAACTCGCGGCTGGAACTCGACCCCTCACGCGAGGAATCGTTCGACATCGAAGAAGCGTTGCGACTGGCGGGCAAGGGCCCTGCCATCACGAAGCCCGGCGACCTCATCACACTCGGGCGCGACCCGCGTCTCCAGCATCGCCTGCTCTGCGGCGACTCCACCGATCACGCGCAGGTGCGTCGCCTCATGAACGGCGAGCGCGCCGTCTTGTTCGCGACGGATCCGCCGTATCTTGTTGCTTACGACGGCACGAACCATCCCGGCAAGGGCAAGGCCAACAAAGACTGGAGCGATACCTACGGCGTGACGTGGGACGATTCCGTCGAAGACACGGCGCTCTACGACGGCTTCATCGGTGCCGCCGTCGCGGAGGCCATCGCGCCCAACGCGGCGTGGTACTGCTGGCACGCGTCGCGCCGCCAGGCGATGCTGGAATCCATGTGGATCAAGCACGGCGCGTTCGTGCATGCCCAGATCATCTGGGCCAAGAACCGCGGCGTGCTCACCCGCACCTGGTACGCCTGGCAGCACGAGCCGTGTCTGTTCGGCTGGATCGTCGGCAAGAAGCCGCCGCGCCGCTCGAGCACGTATCTCTCGACTGTCTGGCAGATCCCCACGATCCCCAACGGCGACGAGCGGCCCGAGCACCCGACACCCAAGCCGCTCGACGTCTTCACCATCCCGATGGACCAGCACACGCGTCCCGGCGAGATCTGTTACGAACCCTTCGCCGGATCCGGCAGCCAGTTCATCGCGGCCGAGACACTCGGACGCCGCTGCTACGGCATCGAGATCTCGCCGACGTACTGCGACCTCATCGTCCGCCGCTACATCGCCTTCGCGGGCGAGGGCGCGGTCGATCCCGCGATCGCGAAGAAGTATCGCCTGACCGATCGGCAACCAGCGCGTGCATCGGCCGCGCCGAGTGATCGCAGCGCCGCACAGACCATCGAAGCGAAGGCCCCGGCAGCCAATGCACGCCGCGCATCCAAACCCGCAGCACGCTCACGCTCGACGAAAGGGGGACGCTGA